The Penaeus vannamei isolate JL-2024 chromosome 13, ASM4276789v1, whole genome shotgun sequence genome window below encodes:
- the galla-1 gene encoding cytosolic iron-sulfur assembly component 2A (The sequence of the model RefSeq protein was modified relative to this genomic sequence to represent the inferred CDS: added 22 bases not found in genome assembly) produces the protein MEVDSELTDIAATVYDAIRLVRDPEKDATLEDLNVVSEEGIKVTRFNEDKYLITVEFVPTISHCSLATLIGLCIRVKLTRALPFPFKADIHLAPGSHDTEQEVNKQINDKERVAAALENPNLARVVEECLVERDC, from the exons ATGGAAGTTGATTCAGAACTGACAGATATTGCAGCTACTGTATATG ATGCCATTCGCCTTGTGAGAGATCCAGAAAAGGACGCAACTTTAGAGGATTTAAATGTTGTCAGTGAAGAAGGAATAAAG GTTACTAGATTCAATGAGGACAAGTATCTGATAACTGTAGAATTTGTCCCAACCATATCTCACTGTTCTCTGGCAACTCTCATCGGCCTGTGCATACGAGTGAAGTTGACGCGTGCACTTCCGTTTCCCTTTAAAGCAGACATCCATTTAGCTCCTGGAAGTCATGATACAGAACAAGAAG taaacaaacaaatcaatgacAAAGAACGTGTAGCAGCAGCTTTAGAGAACCCTAACCTTGCAAGAGTTGTTGAGGAATG